DNA from Salvelinus sp. IW2-2015 linkage group LG2, ASM291031v2, whole genome shotgun sequence:
ACACCTCGCTCCACGTCCCACAGACGTACCGTCGAGTCAAATGAGGCACTGAGGGGTGGACAGAGCACATGGTCAGTTCTCCATCTCCATCTACTAAATGAAAATACGTACTGTAACTGAAATACATGAAAACTCAAACTTTGTTCAAGTTTATGTTCATACCAACAAGCCATTACTGATCTTTCAGTACTAATGGTAATTTACAGGGTTTGACAGGAGAGTTAACACATTTATAACAAAGTAGCAACCAAGTAGTTTTTCCAGCTTCAGGTTGTCAACAACACCACATAGAAAGAAGGATATGAAATGTAAGAAATATGTCAATAAGTTGGCTTTGGTGCTCGATGCAAACTCTAATTCAACATGCTGATCCACAAAGCCAAAACGAGACGTGTGATGTTGTAGAATCGGTGAGAACATCTGTCACCACAAAAGGAGAGACAAGGTTGAGAGCATGTGTTAATGAAAAGAGGAGCTGACGTTCATCAACACTTTCTCATCAAAATGGTATTATTAGGTAGTGTAAGCCAAGTCTTCTGGGGCTGCCCCTGGCTAGATTGCAAATCTCACTTTACAAGGACACAGGAAAATATTGTGAGATTAAAacgaaataaaaaaacagaaattggGAAAGAACTGATTAAATCACATGATCAGAGATGAGCTGTATCTTGGTGTACAATACCGCATTTACCTCAGATTACTATCAAGTTCCTAACAAGTCATAGCAGTAATGTCAGTTTTACATCCAGAGTGAAATATACGCCCATCCCAGGGGATTTCAGAAGAGGTTGTAAATGCCTGTGGTATTTGAACTGTAACATCTACATATGGAAGCATAGGCTTTATGTCCCTGATCCACTGACAGTTACTAGCCCTGAGAGAATGTCTGGGACACTTCTTGACAAGAGACCCCTTCACTGGCACACACACTGTCCATTCTCAACTCATAAATCACAACGCTGTCCCAGAACAAGTCTAGGtgctgtgagtgtgagtgtgtcccACCTAGCCAGCATGATGTTGGAGTTGGGGTTGCTGGTGCCTGGGCCGGTGGGGCTCCACTTGATAGTGTAGATCTCTTTACTGTGGGCCTGGAGGTCATGGACCCACGAGTCCTGCTTCATActccagatctggggaagagaacGGCACTGTGTTatcattacattattatattGACATATAGAGATCATGGTCATAGGAAAGAGGTGGAATTTATTGTGTGTCCAAAATCTTGGCTGAAGTAGAAGTGCTGGCCTTACCTTTAAAGTCATGTCATCAGAGCAGGAGGCTAGTAACATCCCTGACGGGTCCCACTTGATAGCATTGACTTCATTCTGAAAAACACATGGGAAGACAGACATGTAGACTTGTAGAGGACCAATAAGACATCATGCTTATCCGTTTAATAGTTACACATTATCCTGTTTACAAACCTTCAAAAGTTTGGGAAAATACAGGAAGTAGAGAAATCCTAAGTGTGACTACGTCCTCAGTGGTGTGAAATGTAGAGGGTTGAACAGAGATGCTGTTTGTTTACCGTGTGGCCTTGGAAGGTTTTGAGCGGCCGGTCGCTGCCCAGTCGACACACGTGGATGCACATGTCTGTGCTGCAGGAGGCAAACGTTGTGTTGTTCTGCCAGTCCACATCCAGGGCTGGAGCTGTGGGTAGGAGGCAGCACACAGGGACAGGATTCAAAGGGTTAACTCACATCAACCGAGCAGCTGAAGTCCTACATCTTTCTGTTCGGGACACAGGGGGCTTACCTGAGTGGAAGGGGAACTGCTGCTTGGCCTCTCctgtgtgtgcgtcccaaatgattGTTGTCTGGAAAATGACAACAGATACATAGCAAATACTGCAGGGATAGATGATTGCTACTGGAGTTACTTGATTTATTCGATTAAATAATatatacaataaaatatatatWTTTTTATATACCTTATCTACACCAGCACTGAGGATAGAGTTTCCTTTCTTGTTCCACTTCAGTGCAAATATGGGCCCTTTATGTTGCCCCAAGGTGCTAGCCAGATTACCTGTGAAAGACAAGAGTTTAATGTATCTGCACAGATGACAATATGATTCAGATTGGGCACTGTAATATAAATCAATTAAAATGCAACAAAACTCAACAAACCATCTTTTGTCCATATCCTTGCAAATCCATCATAAGATCCTGTTGCTAAGAGTGTCCCGTCGCTCTATGGGGTCAAATAGAGCAGTTAGTTAACTGTACTCTTTATAGAGGACTTCTAATGTTCCGTTCCAGACCATTTCAGTCAAGTGAGAATTGACACAGTAGATGATGGATGGAATGGACAATTGAGAACTCACATTCCAGTCTAGTGAGGTGACATCTTTGTTGCTGGGGACGTCCTGGCCTCCCTCCCTGATGCAGTGTCTGAGCACCAGCTGGGTGGAACTACTGTTACTGTTCTCATTCAGGTTCCAGATCCGGGCTGTCGAGTCTCCcgacctagacacacacacacacaggcagaataCAGAAGAGAAAGtcaatagagacagagacagagtgtgtgtgtgtttgtgtgtgtgtgtgtgcgtgtgtgagctgCTCTAGCCTCGCCAGTCCCAGAAAAGCTGAACCCAGTACTGACCCATCCCTGTGCCCCCCACACTTCCCCCTCCCCAGTGAGACTCACCCTGAGGCCAGCAGGTCGCTGACAGGGTTCCAGGCACAGATGAACACCTCTGACTCGTGGCCTCGGAGGACCGTGGCCTTGCTGGCTGGGATCTCCACGTCCACATCCATCTCCATGGGCTCACTGTGGTTATCTGTAATCAGATCACATCCACAATCTGTTACAGACtgaggctcctgagtggcgcagcggtctaaggcattttTATRaatatatttttttcacctttatttaaccaggtaggctagttgagaacaagttctcatttacaactgcaacctggccaagataaagcaaagcagtgcgacacaaacaacaacacagagttacacctggaataaacaaacatacagtcaataacacaatagaaaaaaataaagtctatatacagcgtgtgcaaatggcatgaggaggtaaggcaataaataggccaaagtagtgaagtaattacaatttagcaaattaacactggagtgatagatgtgcagatgatgatgtgcaagtagaaatattggtgtgcaaaagagcagaaaagtaaataaaaacaatatggggatgaggtagtaagattggatgggctatttacatatgGGMTATGTACAGCTGCAGCRATCRGTTAGCTGCTCWgatagctgatgtttaaagttagtgagggaaatataagtctccagcttcagcgatttttgcaattcgttccagtcattggcagcagagaactggaaggaaaggcggccaaacgaggtgttggctttggggataaccagtgagatatacctgctggagcgcgtgctacgggtgggtgttgttatggtgaccagtgagctgagataaggtcggagctttacctagcatagacgtatagatgtcctggagccagtgggtctggcgacgaataggtagcgagggccagccgattagagcatacaagttgcagtggtgggtggtatatggggctttggagaCAAAACRgatggcactgtgataggctgcatccagtttgctgactagagtgttggaggctattttgtaaatgaMRTCGCCRaagtcgaggattggtaggatagtcagttttacgagggtatgtttggcggcgtgagtaaaggaggctttgttgcatttacatttaagtcatttagcagacgctcttatccagagcgacttacaaattNNNNNNNNNNNNNNNccagagcgacttacaaattggaaagttcatacatattcatcctggtccccccgtggggaatgaacccacaaccctggcgttgcaagcgccatgctctaccaactgagccacacgggaccggcTTCctattgcgaaataggaagccgattctagattttattttgaattgtagatgtttaatatgagcctggaaggagagtttacagtctagccaaacacctaggtatttgtagttgtccacatattgtagttgtccacaagtcagagtagtgatgctagtcgggcaggcgcgTGCGGGCAGCaagcggttgaaaagcatgcatttagttttactagcgtttaagagcagttggaggccacggaaggagtgttgactGGCATTGAAGcgtgtttggaggtttgttaacacattgtccaaagaagggccagatgtatacagaatggtgtYGTCTGTGTAGCGgtgtcagggaatcacccgcagcaagagcaacatcgttgatatatacagagaagtgagtcggcccgagaattgaaccctgtggtacacccatagagactgccagaggtccggacaacatgccctccgatttgacacactgaactctgtccgagaagtagttggtgaaccaggcgaggcagtcatttgagaaactaaggctgttgagtctgccgataggaATACCGTGATTGACAGAGTCWaaagccttggccaggtcgatgaagacggctgcacagtattgtcttttatcgatggcggttatgatattatttagtaccttgagcgtggctgaggtgcacccatgaccagctcggaaacaagATTGTACAGCAGAGAAGGtgcggtggtgacagtgttacctagcctcagtgcagtgggcagctgggaggagctcttattctccatggaccttacagtgtcccaaaactttttggagttagagctacaggatgcaaatttctgtttgaaaaagctagcatttgctttcctgactgactgcgtgtattggttcctgacttccctgacaggtttcatatcgcggggactattcaatgctagtgcagtacgccacaggatatgtttgtgctggtcgagggcagtcaRgtctggagtgaaccaagggctatatctgttcttagttcaattttttttgaaaggggcatgcttatttaagatggtgaggaaattacttttaaagaacgaccaggcatcctcgactgacgggatgaggtcaatatccttccaggatacccgggccaggtcgattagaaaggcctgcttgcagaagtgttttagggagcgtttgacagtgatgaggggtggtcgtttgaccgcagaccatagcggatgcaggcaatgaggcagtgattgctgagttcctgattgaaaacagcagaggtggaTTTGGAGggtaagttggtcaggataatatctatgagggtgcccatgtttacagatttagggttgtacctgttgGGTTtgttgataatttgtgtgagattgagggcatctacctTAGATTGttggactgccggggtgttaagcatgtcccagtttaggtcacctaacaaaaTGACTTCTGAAGATAgttggggggcaatcaattcacatatggtgtccagggcacagctgagagctgaggggagtctataacaggcggcaacagtgagagacttatttctggagagattcctttttaaaattataagctcgaactgtttgggcatagacctggaaagtatgacagaactttgcagtctatctctgcagtagattgcaactcctccccctttggcagttctatcttgacggaaaatgttgtagttggggatggaaatctcagaatttttagtggccttcctaagccaggattcagacaYggcaaggacatcagggttggYggagtgtgctaaagcagtgagtaaaacaaacttagggaggaggcttctgatgttaacatgcatgaaaccaaggctttttcggttaSAAAAGTMAaaaaatgagagtgcctggggacacgcagggcctgggttaacctccacatcacccgaggaacagaggaggagtaggatgagggtatggctaaaggtcATCTAGtgtgttggggacaaagaataaaagcagcagatttctgggcgtgttagaatagattcagggcataatgtacagacagggYtatggtggggtgcgggtacagtggaggtaaacccaggcattgagtgacgataagagaggttgcatctctgggtggtgggacaaaggaggtatctgaggcatgttgagtgggactatgggctccgcagtaaactaaaacattttttatttattttacctttatttaactaggcaagtcagttaagaacaaattcttattttcaaggacagcctaggaacagtgggttaactgccttgttcaggggcagaaaaacagatttttacattgtcagcccagggatttgatcttgcaacctttcagttactagtccaacactctaaccactaggctaaacaacagtatacaaggcatattgacatttgagagagacaaagcaatcacaggtgttgattgggagagctagctaagacaacaacagctaatcagctaagtcaacaacaacaggtaaaatggcgatgtaTGGGCAGAGAAGGTCgcttaactacacacagggcctgagttcgaggctggggccgacagataaacaagaaaacaacaacaaaaaacagtgctagaggcatcactacagatcatGGTTTGATTCtatgctgtatcacaaccggccgttattgggagtcgcatagggcgcgcacaaatggcccagcgtcgtccaggttagggtttggccggggtaggctgtcattgtaaataagaatttgttcttaactgacttgcctagtaaaataaaggttaaataaaataaagaaataaaacagacaCATACATGACTCCCAGTACCTACTATACAGGAGATCACATATATTGAAAATATAGTTCCATTTCCTTCTCATCCAGAGTCATATTCAGTTGCAAAAACTTTAATTATCTGGACTGTTTCCCTCTTAAGTTTGTTTCTGACAAAAATTAGAGGTGTTTAACCTCTCCCCTTTCAAATCATAACCATTTAAGATCAGAGAWTTTAAATTAGGCTAGTTCCAAAACATTAACGGCAAATAGTAGAGAGCCCGAGACAGTTACTAAGTCTTAAATAACAGTGTTATCTAAGATTTGCAACTACCGCATCAAACGCACTTGTTGACCCAATTGAAGTGGAAGGAGCAATCTGTAGAGGATCAAAGCTCAACCATTCTGGGAGATGAACTAAGAGCTAATCCAGTAATCATCTTCATATCCTGCCTGCAGTATtgatgaaatgtgtttttcttccAGACTTGTTTTTGCTGAAGAGCAATCCTACGGGGCTGTAGCATCCCTGTCCGTTCAGACAAGCATTACTTAAACTAACATAGTCTTTGCTGATGTTctgccacccacccacacagacagactaaCTCCAGTGGGATCGGCTgacacaaacatccacaacatcctCTATCGGTTTCTCCCTAATCTAATGCTTCACCCGATCCATACCTCTCTGGTTTCACTGGCTGAATTCTAGAAGCATCTGTTAAGGAGGCACAATGAAGGTGAATGCATGCAGGGTCAAATTCACCAACACTCAATGCCATGTCACTAATTACCTCACATTCAGTGAAAATCACATGGCTCtagagtaccacacacacacgctgcttgATGTAGTAAGTCTCACATAGTAAGTATCAAGATAATGTGGGAAAATATTTAGCTATCATTTGTTAAGTTASGGCACGACAACGCTTGCTAGTGATTGCTAAATGGCCCTGTTAGACAGGAGGCTGTACTTACACATGGTGTGTGTGCCGTTCTCCTCTCCGTTTACGATGGCCTCTCCGTTCTTTGGTGCGTTGGGTTGGTTGCTTACGGCGGTGGCTGCCATGGCGCAGGCCGCCTGTTGCTGGGCTAGCTTGTCGCGGAAGGCCTGCTGCCGCGTCTGCACCACATCTGGCATCACCGCGTCGATGAGTGACAGAGACTCAATGGGCCGTCCATCAAACACCGTGCCATCCTGCCAACACAACACCAAATATGCAATGGTTACCCCGTTGGATGTAGAGTGCACTGATGGACAATAAATTCAAACTgcaggatttacatttttaatttgccAAGTACAATAGTGTATTGATTTTGGTATTGTTTGAGATTCATGACTTCGATAAACTTATTTTGCATACAAATGACTGCTGAGCTAAGTATTGATCTTAGGCACTGTATTAGTGAGGGCAGTCTTATATAAATAACCCCATTGATTTacatggagagtgtgtgtggtgtttgttctgGGTGTGGTAGTCCAGGCCAGGGTTGTATTCTCTAGGCACCAAAAGGAGGAAAACAGATTGAAAAAGAACCTTAatgaataaaacatatatatatatatatacacacacacatacacactcagtcaaaagtttgggcacaactactcattcaagggtttttctttattttttactattttctacattgtagaataatagtgaagacatcaaaactatgaaataacacatatggaatcatgtaataatgccccaaaaagtgttaaacaaatcaaaatatattttatattcttcaaagtagccaccctttgccttgacagctttgcactcttggcattctctcaaccagtttcacctagaatgcttgaaggagttcccacatatgctgagcacttgttggctgcttttccttcaatctgcggtccacctcatcccaaaccatctcaattgggttgaggtcgggtgattatggaggccaggtcatctgatgcaggactGCATCGCTATCCTTCTTGGTCATATAGctcttacaccgcctggaggtgtgttttgggtcctgttgaaaaacaaatgatagtcctactaagcgcaaaccagatgagatggcgtatatctgcagaatgctgtggtagccatgctggttaagtgtgccttgtatTGTRAATRAATCAYtgacagtgtcaccagcaaagcacccccacaccatcccacctccatgcttcacggtgggaaccacacatgtggagatcatccgttcacctactctgcgtctcacaaagacacggcagttagaaccaaaaatctcaaatttggactcaccagaccaaaggacagatgtctaccagtctaatgtccattgctcgtgtttcttggcccaagcaagtctcttattcttattggtgacctttagtagTGACTTCTTTCCAGCAATTTGATTtacgcagcctcctctgaacagttgatgttgagatgtgtcagtaACTTCAACTctatgaaacatttatttgggctgcaatttctggcaactctaacttatcctctgtggcagaggtaactctgggtcttcctttcctgtggcggtcctcatgagagccagtttcatcatagcgcttgatggtttttgcggttgcacttgaagaaactatcaaagttcttgaaatgttccgtattgactgaccttcatgtcttaaagtaatgatggactgtcgtttctctttgcttatttgagctgttcttgccataatatggacttggtcttttaccaattggggctatcttctgtataccaaccttaccttgtcacaacataactgattggctcaaacacattaaggaaagaaattccacaaatgaacaaggcacacctgttaattgaaattaattcctggtgactacctaatgaagctggttgagagaatgccaagagtgtgcaaagctgtcatcaaggcaaaaaggtagctactttgaagaatctcaaatataaaacatattttgatttgtttaacacttttttggttactacatgaatccatatgtgttatttcatagttttgatgtcttcactattattctacaatgtagaaaatagcaaaaataaagaaaaaccctggaatgagtaggtgtgtccaaacgtttgactagtaccgtatatatatatagtttttgtgttcttttgctaaatgttttgctacggtatGCACTAATGAATGCGACCCAAGGCAGCACTAGAAGGCAGCCTGGACTGGAGCCCCTGGGCTCACCTCGTTGATGCTGATCTCTGCCTCCACATACTGGAGGCCTTTCTGCAGGATGGAGATGAGGGCAGCAGGGGGCACTAGTGTTCCATTGATGTTGGACTGGCTGATGTGGCTCTCGATGCCAAAGGTGAACGCTGAGTGGGAGAAACCTGGAAARggacaaacagagaacacagtcaGTACAACGAGAACACCAGAGACCCTGCAACACAAACATCTCACTCCTACACAGACATATCTACAGACATCTGCCATGTCTGAGGTGTTATTTCTAACTTTTTATATCAATGTTATGTAAaccaaaaaataaaagggaacttAGACAGCGAGTCAATCATTCATTCCAAGTAGACTTTTTCAGCGGAAGAAATGTTAAAATGCCAGAGCTATCAAGCATTTATCCAATGACTGTCTTCAAAGAAAGCCCCAACAGTAATCAAATACAGCGGCTAGGATCTCAATAATTCATTCACCCTGTGAAAAATAGGGTAGCGTGAATGGCATGTTGACACAGGTACATATGAAGGGAAAGCGATATTCTGAACAGCCAACAGACAGGTAGAATAGGCTTGGTTTCCACTAACTGTAGTTTCTGGAGTTACTGACACCTCTACTTTCCTATTCCTGCACTCTCTCAAGCTTTTCATCATGTTTTTGGTGAATGTATTGAAGTAGCCATTGGTAAAATGTGTGTCAAAATTCCCAAACCTTTAGGTACCgtttagatcaggggtgtcaaactcattccatggagggcctagtgtcttgGTTTTTCcattcaattaagacctagacaaccaggtgaggggagttccttacaaatcagtgaccttaattcctcaatcaagtacaagggaggagtgaaaMGCCGCAGACACTCAGccagtggaatgagtttgacacatgtggtTTAGAAAGAGTCAATGCAGTCTAATCCATGACAACATAATCAACAAGGTCAACTACAAAGCCATTCTCAATTCCTACATTACCACAGAAACAAATACACAAGAAATTTGTAAAGCAGAAGTATAATAATCAtttcagcagacagacagagacaggacaagtGTCTTACAGGGAGGTTGGCAGTCATMCATACCTGACTCCTGAAGATATCTGTATACCAAGAAGTTCACTTCATCACTGGTTATACTCATCTTAGCCCACCTCGATGGAGGAGGTACTGTATCTAGTAAAGATCGGCCCACtctaagaaagaaagagaggaagacaatGAGTTTTAGATTCATTACACAGCTAGCTACATCGTTTCACAAGATGACAAGATTCCCAATGAGTGGGAAAATGTAGGTTATATCTAGGTAGGTCCCCAATCATTATTACCAAATGACTTGACAGCTACCATTTCCTCACATACAAAGATAAAGCAAGACCATTGTTCAGGCATGtacttcctacacacacacacacactgagcatgtCAATGACCGGATCACTAAACTAGTGAATCCATCTCTACTTCACAGGCtaactattcccccccccccccctcccctcccccatctctctgtgATCCGACAGCGGTGTCCATTTCCATTTGGCTTGAGGGGAAAGTGGCAACATTCTACTGTTATTGACCTGGCCACTGATCTAGATGGGTAAAGAAGCCTAATAAAGCAGGACATGGAGttaaagctgtctcttatacacatctagatgtgtataagagacaggagataTTGTTCCCACTGATAAGGGCCTTCAGGCTAGGGAGTGCTTGGCTACAAAGAATGATTaatggctgtactaaattctacagggacttcaggttacgaaaaaaagaaagtatgggaactgtaaaaatatctgaacactatgaagtggatatgaacacacacatactcaattaCATGCTCACTTACACATCcggatttacacacacacacacacacacacacacacacacacacacacacacacacacacacacacacacacacacacacacacacacacacacacacacacacacctgatctcgctctcttctctgtcgAGAACTGTTATAATTgaatgtgtttattgtttgtctataTTTTTGATGTAATTGTCTACacgtttatatatgtttacaacaagcaaggggaagatatcaaaATTGGGGCACTGGGGAATAATAACATTGTAcagaatacatttgtactgtagtgaagccgcctctagagtaatgcaaggtctctttcatg
Protein-coding regions in this window:
- the LOC111978979 gene encoding F-box-like/WD repeat-containing protein TBL1X — protein: MSITSDEVNFLVYRYLQESGFSHSAFTFGIESHISQSNINGTLVPPAALISILQKGLQYVEAEISINEDGTVFDGRPIESLSLIDAVMPDVVQTRQQAFRDKLAQQQAACAMAATAVSNQPNAPKNGEAIVNGEENGTHTMYNHSEPMEMDVDVEIPASKATVLRGHESEVFICAWNPVSDLLASGSGDSTARIWNLNENSNSSSTQLVLRHCIREGGQDVPSNKDVTSLDWNSDGTLLATGSYDGFARIWTKDGNLASTLGQHKGPIFALKWNKKGNSILSAGVDKTTIIWDAHTGEAKQQFPFHSAPALDVDWQNNTTFASCSTDMCIHVCRLGSDRPLKTFQGHTNEVNAIKWDPSGMLLASCSDDMTLKIWSMKQDSWVHDLQAHSKEIYTIKWSPTGPGTSNPNSNIMLASASFDSTVRLWDVERGVCIHTLTKHQEPVYSVAFSPDGKHLASGSFDKCVHIWNTMSGALVHSYRGTGGIFEVCWNSTGDKVGASASDGSVCVLELRK